In Plasmodium relictum strain SGS1 genome assembly, chromosome: 7, the genomic stretch tttcattttttatttcattttcccTTCCCTTCTCAAAATTGGaccatttattaattaaagttttaatatttttaagatatatttttttaattgttgataaaaatatttcataataaaaatttcttgTACTAATTATCTCTTCTTTCATAATATtagtttttaatttattttcataaacaTATTGTATGTTACTTAGGACATCAAAAATTGcaatttgaatttttttagaaatagAATTACAAATAACAATTCTTTtgttaaacttttttttttgtttttctataATAAACTTTTCGTTTTTATAGTCtagaattttaaaaagtagTTTTATATTGTAATTAATGTGATCATCTATTATATCATATAaagattttatattttcctcaaaatattttaattctttatataaattatcaaTAGAATCTTCAAGTGCATAATTATTCCATGTGTATTTAACTAAAAAAGGTAGTATTAATTTGTCAATATAagtgtaaaatttttttaaagttaactctatgtctttttttttattactcttcatattttttactaatattaatatattgtATAACTTATAGTAAAAACTGTATATTTTAGTTTCTTGAGAAATCATATTTCTTATTTCATCTGGTATTTCAAAGTTGAAagacaaaaatatttttgctTCTCTTATTATTCTTTTGATTCTATGATCAAAATtaacaataatattttttgttttaggGTGCTTAACAAAAACAGTAACATTTAAactatttacattttttgtGTAAGATAACCAATGTTTaaataatttgtttttaaattcttcAATAAACTTGGAAATTTTTACGTATAATTTTAGTACTTCTTTTCCattataactttttaatagaatattatttttttttttttttttttctagctCTTTTATATTGTCTTTGTTATTTTCTTCTGATGATACCAATATTTTGATATCATCTgatactttctttttttcatgaTCTTCTAGTAGTTTTAAAACttcatcatttatattattagcATTATCTATTCTAGTATTAATGTTTATATCATCTTCATTTGTATGAATTTTACttgatttttctttttcattatttatgttTAATTTCGTGTGTAAATTGTTCAAGTGTGGTAATTCAAAATAAGACGAATCGTTACTATCTTCTTCATTGCTATTTTcatctaaaaatattttaattatgtgattaattttataattaatactAAGTAtccaaaatatattttttaaataatttacatttttgcttgaatttaaattgtttttataGTTTTCTAAGTCATTATTAATACAATTCaaaatttctaaaaattGAAGTAGTAAAATATCATATTTGGTatgtaaaaaatgaataaggTAGTCTCTTATAAagcattttttaaatttaaaaaatataaaaaaagagagcATTATATTTGAGCTATTATTTAGTAAATTAACTATGTTTTCTTGTAAATCACTTTCTAACTCTGATATGTAAACTCTTAATTCAACAAAATCTCTATCAAAATAATTATCAGTGTAATTTAGCATATCGTCTGTgtgttttaatttaaattcttttatatatttattaaatgtagTTGTTATATTTTGTACGCATTCaaactttatttttcttaaatttttaaattgttttatGCATAGAAATAAAtctactaatttttttagacGTCTACAGAATATTTCTATCTTACAAAATATAACTTTAGTGTTTAGATCTACAGATTTGtttttagaattattttcaaaaaaggcttttaaattttcaaattCTTCTTTATATTTGTCGTGTAATTTAAAGCATAATTCAAATTTCTCTATTAAATTATCAGGATCTAATAGCCAcaaattttgtttattttttaattgatcCATTCTAATACCCgtgttttcatttttaatgttGTAATTACTTTCTTTTCTTTCACTTAACTTattgaaattattattatcctCATTTTCTTGCTCGTCAGACTCATCACTATCATCCTCTACTTGATAAAAACAATCATCACTATCATCATTTCCATTTCTCAAATATctactattatttttctcttttttgtatatttcaTCATAGtcttcttcattattaatatctaaatttttattaaaatttgcTTCATtgttttttgtattattaatGTAAGTTTGCTCATTACAATTATCGAagttctttttatttttctctgATTTTATATCCTCATATtcaatttctttttccttgTATTTTGCCTTatttttttgcattttttttttttttttctttttttttttagcacagaaaatttcttctttacatttaataattaattgatttgtaattttaatgaaCAAATTATTAAGCTTATTAGGTGTATTATAAAAACGTGCAACTAAGTAAATCATTTTGATAGAATTTAAAAGAGAAGGTATATTATCTATAATATTCTCAACATTACATAAGTATAATGATAAAATGAATTGTTCAATACTctctaaatattttatattatctttaCTTTCATTAAATTCATTCTCAATTTTTGTTTCTAGCTCTCTCCACTTGTTTAATATATCAAAcgtatatgtatatttttgctcttcattatttgagctatttatatttatattatttattatatttttaatttcattactTCTTAATTCttcaataataaataataaatatctGTGTTTGTATCTCCAATACTGTATTTCTATGAAAGGACCAACATCGGCATTTGATTCTTTATATTGCTGTATTTTTTGTTGCAtatcattaaataaattttctagtacatttaaatattttgttaGATGAGctgtttcatttttctttttttgcatcttattttctatttcattctcttttttattgtattgtTTACTGGAAATATCTTTATCgctttcattatttatatcattattattttcaccAGTTATTTCACAATgctcttttttcatttttaacttaacctttttaatatcttccaatataaaaataaattcattcAGTTCCTTTATGTATGTATCAAATTCCATTCTAAATTTACTTACTTCATCAGTCGAAATACtttcatatattattttgttattaataaataatggatacattatatttttaagcaTTAACTTTAATGTATCTAATATATTTGAAGATAAAATACCatatagtatttttttatcatttttaatactatcatttaaatatttataaaaatacacTATTTTCTGatcaaattttatattttcttcttttgcTATCACCatcttattattttctacaCCAAATAATAGTAATTCATCCTTTTCATTACATATAAAAGtttctataatattttttttttcttcaatgtTGTTATCTATTAAGTAATCAATACTGTATTCGTCTTTATAAGAAAATTTCAACTTGTTCAAAAcccatttatatatattataaatctgtgtattttcattttttctatccattttttttttttatattaatttatttatattaaaatatatttttatcaagcttagtttatacaaaaaattatagttatttttataaaaaattaaacatatacttaaatatatattttctattttcttttaataaaaaattgtctattttttaataatatcatgtttttttttaactaacATTTGTGATTATGGtgattaaaatttttatataataataaaaaaaaattcaataattaaaaaatatattaggaGAAGTTctgattttaaaaatttattttgtgTGTTAAAGcagtataaatattatatatataaatataaatgtgtTTAAACGTGTCTTAataaaagacaaaaaaaaattcaagtGAATTATTTGgttattctatttttcttttattattcctaaattaaatataaacttTTACTTAACATTAGTATGAGTAACTcgttatatataaaatataatgtaaactaaattacatttaaaatataaaatgaaagaGAAATAATTCATCttcattaatataaatatacattgtaagtataaaaaaaaaaataaataaataaaataaaataaaataagtaaataaattaataaagaattattaaaaatagtaataattaaAGTCTTGGAATATACAAAggaaaatatgaaatttaaaattctcctatatttaaaaaaatatattttttatataattagaataaaaaagaaataataagcTTCTACGTATGTTTATTAAGTATACAAATTTAACTCTACTCCTATATTCCCAATTTAATATACTtggaaaaaattttacataatactttattttttattatttttcttattctaTTGTAATTACAAATAAtactttaatttattattttaaaataatattaactatataataatatatatatgcacaATTAATTagctttttaatttaattatattttgcacatttataaagaaatggatgtttttcatttatagtataattttaaatagtgacttttcttttttttcgaaaaaaaaattagtatgTTTCTATAATATAGTAATTtttaaagattttttttttatatttcataactctttttaatattacttttttttaaaacattttagTTTTGAGGTTATAAATCCTAACCCAGGTATACACGATTTTTTCTTGGGACGTTTTTTTTTACCTTCTTTTTTACTTCCTTCTGATTCAGTTGTCGAACTTTCATCTTCGGACTCAGAAGTATTACTAGTACTTTCTGAACTAAATCTTTGAGTTCTACTCTGACTAGCTCGTACCTCAGGTTCATTAATTTCCTCAATTTGATCCATTTCTTCGTCTAAACGTTGTTGTCTTTCTTTTATCATTTTAAGTGTTACTTCAGGTTTCTCACTAGTTTTAGATTCTAAACTTTCATCTCTTCTTACGTTCCCTATATATGGAGATAATATTAATTCTAATTGTTTATCTTGCCTACTGTATGCACATATATCTTGTCCCTCTGAAAGGATATCTAAAAAAtgtgatttattttttggaTTTTCTATTTCATCTTCTGATTCTGTGTCGTCTAAATCTACATCTAATAAAGGATCAATAGATTCTTCTTTGTCTATCTCATAAAGCAAATCTTCTTCTCTATAACCAATACCATCATTAAGTGTATCTAAAGGAATAGGAACTTCCGATATTTCTTCCAGTTTTGCttctttttttgatttattactctcaaaatatttttgaaaatcgTAAATTATACTGAAAACTGtggaataaaaattaatatgtattataaatcattcatttatttataaattttaatattatattttaatttttttacctttttgtgtattaaatatttcatcACTCTCAAAGTgcttatataaattaaacatTTCCATGTATCTACGACTTCCTATTAGACTCTTTAAATTAACTAGAACACGATTTGCTATATCAGGGTGAATCATTTTGGTCTTTAAAGTTGGGAAATGCTCCTTAAAGTGACAAAAAATTTGttcataataatatatattaagatGTAAAACAGAAAGTATAGTTATAAGATAAAGAACAAATTTTTCAGAACCcttattaaaatatgtaacAAGAAATTCCATTATTGCAAACTCAAAAAAAGGACTAGAAGGGTTAGATGAGACTAAGTTAGATAATCCtaaatataatgataaaaatgtttCAGCTACGTATatgtttcttttatataGGACAGCAGGAACATGCAACACTGCTTTGCTGCATGCAGCTGCATATTTTAGTGCATTTGCATTTTTATACAAAAAGTTTCCTTTTAAAGAAGTTACACTATTAAAAAACTTATGTAAATACAATGATGTATACCTTGTTAAGGATAGTATACtttctaaatttaaaatttgtcTAACAATGTTATATGCTTCTACAAAAGCAGATAATACAATACACTGAATACGAAATTTCTTGGCTATTTTATCATGTATAATAAGAGGTTTTGATGGTATTTCTTTATGAACTTGCTTAGCAAGAGAATGACTTTCAataattttacatattttttctgTGACGATTCCTTTCATTGTTTCTACATCTAATTCTAGCtgtaaacttttttttacattttggCATTTcactaaaaaataaaataaaatatattttttagttcattttattataaaatataataaagaaaagataagagaattattattaaattacaGTGACattactaaaaaatatatcataaaTATGTTCTATTCATTTTACCTTCATTTTTAGCTTccttaaaattaaaatcttTAATATTGTGATTTAGTTCTTCAACTAAAAAATTGAAaggaaataatatataaataataaaatgtaaatgaataagaacaaaaaaaaaaaaaaaaattataagctTATTAAGTAAAACAATAAACTTTAAAAATCGGAGATATAGGATTTTAATCATtttgattaaaaaaatattttaattatttatttatatttatttttttcacatttgtttattattatatttttctttttatttcttaatacCTGAAACTGGACTAATAGGTGAtgacaattttttaaataaataaaaaaacctTAGCaatttatctaaaaaatgtaaatcaataaaataaataaataaataaataaataaataaataaatatatatatatatatatatataatgtacattattaaacataaaagaaaattatatataaagaaatttaaaaaaaaaaaaaaggttaattctgaataaaataaaatttttatgcaCTACCCAAAATAAtgtgcatatatataaatatatatacatatatatattttagatattaatataaaattattaaaatattaccAGAAATTTTAGATGCATATAAGCTTAATTTAGTTAATGGTTGTATTTCTACTTCGTAATATAGATTTTTTGgaattttatcattaaaagacaaaaatactaagtttttattattaagcATTTTAAAAACTCCtgtttctatattttttgaattgtCTTTGAAATCATTTGGTTTATATACCTTAAATACTGGAACATTCCATACCGATTGTGGTTTTACTAAACTTAATCTTCCATCACTTAAGAAATCCTTAAAGTTTTGTGAATAaggattttttatattttcaaaaagaaaaaataaatgctCACATAAAGAGACAGAATGTCTTGTTTCTATTTTTCTTTGACAGGATCTTCTTATATAATTATCAAGACATTTCAAAATAGTTCTTGATGAACTGCAATCTTTAGTATAATGCAATTTTATATTGTAGGTTGGGCAACTAATAGATATGTCACTTtcattttctaatatttttcttaatattttttttctgttttcATCTTTAATTTgcacatataaatattttatagcTGTCAGTTGTGATCCAATTGcacttaaatatattttatattcttctCTATTTAAGTGAAAAATTAACTCTTtactttcattattattatcgcTTATAGTAGTTTTTATTAAAGGTGGCAAGATACAATATTTATGAAATTCTTTAATTGGAAATACTGTATATTTTCCCACTGGTGTCCCATTAATATGATTTAGTGAAAGAAATTCTTTTTGTTTCTTATCCATATAAGTGAGCAATTCACTTATATTTGgttctttgtaatttaagaGAAATTCAGATACCCATGAACGG encodes the following:
- the RhopH3 gene encoding high molecular weight rhoptry protein 3, putative — protein: MKSKIFATLFVTWSSVLVTGREHFNGYLTQKLKILLECNFIAHYYLKGVPEIDSFLDFIREPEQFYWFVEHYLSVPFKITQNLKDRTKNGKIGSVNNISVCSGRSWVSEFLLNYKEPNISELLTYMDKKQKEFLSLNHINGTPVGKYTVFPIKEFHKYCILPPLIKTTISDNNNESKELIFHLNREEYKIYLSAIGSQLTAIKYLYVQIKDENRKKILRKILENESDISISCPTYNIKLHYTKDCSSSRTILKCLDNYIRRSCQRKIETRHSVSLCEHLFFLFENIKNPYSQNFKDFLSDGRLSLVKPQSVWNVPVFKVYKPNDFKDNSKNIETGVFKMLNNKNLVFLSFNDKIPKNLYYEVEIQPLTKLSLYASKISDKLLRFFYLFKKLSSPISPVSVEELNHNIKDFNFKEAKNEVKCQNVKKSLQLELDVETMKGIVTEKICKIIESHSLAKQVHKEIPSKPLIIHDKIAKKFRIQCIVLSAFVEAYNIVRQILNLESILSLTRYTSLYLHKFFNSVTSLKGNFLYKNANALKYAAACSKAVLHVPAVLYKRNIYVAETFLSLYLGLSNLVSSNPSSPFFEFAIMEFLVTYFNKGSEKFVLYLITILSVLHLNIYYYEQIFCHFKEHFPTLKTKMIHPDIANRVLVNLKSLIGSRRYMEMFNLYKHFESDEIFNTQKVFSIIYDFQKYFESNKSKKEAKLEEISEVPIPLDTLNDGIGYREEDLLYEIDKEESIDPLLDVDLDDTESEDEIENPKNKSHFLDILSEGQDICAYSRQDKQLELILSPYIGNVRRDESLESKTSEKPEVTLKMIKERQQRLDEEMDQIEEINEPEVRASQSRTQRFSSESTSNTSESEDESSTTESEGSKKEGKKKRPKKKSCIPGLGFITSKLKCFKKK